The stretch of DNA aaatgttttttatttttcttagcataactctgtggaaaattacaaaatcctacAAATCTCATTTGGAGCATCATttgcacaataaaatgcatGCGATGAACCACATTAGAAGTTCCTGGAACACTGCTATTTAGCGTTATTTAACGGAAATTGATCGTCACGcatagaaatgttttttctttttcttagcataactctgtggaaaattacaaaatcctacAAATCTCATTTGGAGCATCATttgcacaataaaatgcatGCGATGAACCACATTAGAAGTTCCTGGAACACTGCTATTTAGCGTTATTTAACGGAAATTAATCGTCACGcatagaaatgttttttctttttcttagcaTAACTGTGGAAAATTACTATACGGACCCTCCCATTGAAAGACAGGGTGGTtatatttaatagaattttttgtggctttttattttaataaattatttttataaattttttttgtgatttttgtgtttgtataatttgtaataaatgttatgattgtgattttattgtttaatgttataattttatgttcaaaTTCTACTTTATGTTACATgttctttttaatcaatttttacgTGCATGGCACGAATACTCAATGTTTGTCGTCTTATGGATGTCCCTGTGTTTTCCTTGTGATGTCTTCAATAACCATCTGGCTCGTTGGACGATCTTTGATGGTCCTTCGACGCTATCGCGGCTCTGGGGGTTATCCTGGAGGTAGCTCACTGAATGCTGGATCCTTTATGGTGGAGAAAAGCCAAGATGTCAAGAAGGtcaaaaagatcaaaaatatAAGAACTTTGCATACAGGAAACGAgacaaaaaattcattttaataagaataaaaattataagtaATACTTACTGCGGAGCATGACATCATTTTACAGGTGATTTGTTGATCTCTGGTCTGCCTGTCGTCCTCCTgacccaaactttgccttagaGCTTGAAAATGCTATAAGAAATAGAAAGTTTAACAATTAGAAGTTTTCTATTGATGTTAGaacattacattttttttattaattaaatgttaaataatattgtgaaataataCTACAACACCATGCCGATTTAACGAGGCATCGTAAATGTAGTCATTTTCACTTAAAGGCGGTGCAGGATTCACTGAGAAGAGGGATCGTTAGATACAAGCAAATCTTTTGGATAAAAGAGTTTGCAAGCCCTTCTCAGCTACTTTCTCTGAACACCCCTCCCCCCCTCTCGTCTGCCACCCATTTCTGGGGCCCAGGAACCACCACACGTGGAGGTGAGAGCAGGAGTTGCTTAGGAGAGGCTATGTGTGACGCTTCACTAAGCTTTCGGTTCCCAACCGCCCCGCACAGGGCTATCTCTGCCTAGGGCCGGCCATGGTGTGTTCGTGTTTTGTGCGGGGGGGCAGATGTGGGGTGACTTATCTGCGTGGGCGGCGGCGTGGGCGGTTGCGTTGCAGCATGCGCAAGCGTTCAGCTTCACGATAGCGGGAAGACCGTTCTCGTGAATTCGCTTTGTCGAACTCGTGCCGCATGTGCTCCTCGTAGCTCTCTTCCCCTTCGCCATAGTCGTTCCACAGGTTCGACATCAGCAAATTGAGGCGCAGATCCAAGAACCTGCGTTTCCCCCTTTTCCCGTGGTAGTTGAAGAGGCTGATCAGGTCATCTTCCATGATGCACTTCAGTTCGAATCGGTCATCTGGCATGACCGACTCGAGGAATCTGAAGTAGGCTAGGAAGTAAATGTTGTCCTCGAGCCTCCTCTCCACCTCCTCCAGCTCTTCCATCGTCGCCAGTTTTCtctgaaataataaaagaaatgaacaCGAAATCGATCAAGTACAACTCACATCTTAGACAATACAAGAAATATATCGATATCTTGACCGAAATTTAAAGCAGAAATatcagaaatttctttaacgaCAATTTCTTAACGACAAGTATTGTCAGAAAATAATGCGCTTTAAAGGGTTTCTTGTTCGCtaaataaggcccattatttaGACCtgtcaaaaactaattaagaAGTTTCTGTAAATCAACTCAAGTAAATGATACAACGCTTTATAATTAAACTTACCGCGAAGGGATTTGGGCCATCGACAATGGCTTGAACAGCGGCAGGATTCGCCCTGGGCCTTACATTTCCCCCAATGTAGGGTACTTCTGCAGCAGCTCCCAAGGCTTCCCCTGCTTGTTCCTCCGCCCAATCGTCATCCATCGCAGCCTCCTGAACAGAGGCAGCTTCCACCACGGGCCTtacattttccccaaaattggGTACTTCTGCAGCAGCTCCCGCGGCTTCCACTGCATGTCCGTCTACAGCTGCAGCTTCCACCACTCCTCCTTCAGCGCCCTGCTCCTGCAGTTCACCGAATCTCCTCtacaaaatacatataattgTATATGTTAGGAACTATATCAAATTAAtctaagctttttttttaaatttcaaatactAAATAGACCATGTACATATGTATCGACGTGCCcaaagattatgaaccatagtCGACTATGGCTAGCAATCGAGATTGCATATTTCAATGCGCCAACTATCCCCCCACCACCCCTGAAAATATTATCTCAAAATTCATATGTCCTCGAGGAAATATAAGGGTTTTTCTGAAAAGtgcgaggaaaatttttctttaactccGCAGGTTAAAAACCATttatagaatagaatagaataattgTTTATTATATCCAAAAGATACATAAAGATCTATTGTGTAGGACCTTTaagtatacatatttttttagagggaCAACCGGAAGTCTTCATGCTGCACAATTGTTGGATGGCACCACTAGCTCCCagtcataaaaattcaaaagggtGTTCTCCTTCTGAGCCAATCTTCGTTGAGAAatgacgagaaaaaaattatgattttacaACAGCTTGTTGAAGCGGGCAAATGTGAGTTACTTGTAATATTCAAGAAGATGTTCATTTTCAATATTGtaatacgaggtaaattgtcgcttcgctccaattttcctcgccccgcttcgcgggggttttgcgcttcgcgcaaattttagagagaaaaaattgtgatgctttataagtatgattgggcacactcatcaatctcaaaagaaaaatttgcaaagcgaagaaatcattttcatacaacatttccggcgtcaaattcaaaaattcgcaaaaaagcatgagagttatatgggggctacctgaaggggggcttcgggggggaaatggatacggctactcgaaaccgcctgttataaggagcctctgtaccaaatttcatcgcgatcggtcaaacggtgtagatttgtatagccgaacacgactgattaccaacaaacagacctttctttattatatagataatagGATTCACTGcattaataaacattttttcactATTCCACAGTTATAGttttggttttaatttttaaatttaattcagttttttaatagtttttaattaatttgtcttgTGTCACTCGCGAGAGCTCTTTTTCATTCTATCGATATAATTCAactggagaaaaaaaaaacaatttgcacTATTTCACGACACACttgattttttgattattaaattttacttcgAAATTTCTTGAACATTCTCCCACCCAATTGACTCCATGTCAATTTACTAATCATGCTTTTTTAATCGTCaagtataaatttttaggCGCCAAAggtacatttttaatcgtcacaaataaattttttggcgtcacggatacattttttgacgtcatggatacatttttaggcgtcacggatacattttttggcgctACAGGTACATTTCTAGGCGCCAAGggtacattttttggcgtcacggatacattttttggcgtcatggatacatttttaggcgtcacggatacattttttggcgctACAGGTACATTTCTAGGCGCCAAGGGTTCATGTTTAAgagtcacggatacattttttggcgctACGGGTACATTTTTAGGCGCCAAGggtacattttttggcgtcacggatacatttttgggtATGTAGGAGGACATGGTtcaaaaagtttgttttttggatgaaatattttcctgatttttctgaaaatatttgagttttcgcATGACCACTAtcctatagaaaattttccaggctataactttgtctcagacgatttttttcaactcgacgggaaaatgcattttcagtccattttccgaaTTCTTGCCATTTTAACTTTCTGCCTCAACTATCgggcaaaatgttaatttacgttttttgtcattaaattttaattttatgaatttatttcatctagacactataaaagcaattgaGAATAAGATATTTATGCaacaattggaaatttttttaataaaaaaaatatagaaaataaaaaaaaaataacgaaattgcacttttaattttgtaagtgGTTAAATATTAGTAATAGCGAGTAAGATAACATGTTAAATTATAAGTAATAAGTGTGCTGActagagaaaaattgaaaaaaataaatatataaaaaaagttaacagCCTTAAAAACGGTTtctaactttttgccccaaagtggtactttttactatcagtctTCTACGGaaaaacttggaaaattttttcggaaaatttagacTAGGTTCCTCTTCAGCAATAGttactttatttaaaatgcatttggataaaaaaaaactacagaGAAATATGCCACAAtacgatattgaaatgaaaagtcAAAATAAGTTTGAAATTcgataaatttgttttttaaatatgtcccaaaatattagatcaattattataaaactttatagaCTTATTTAGAGTtataaaaggtaccttttaACTAAATTAGAACAAATACGAACTAATATTTACTGAGATATTGAAGATTGTCTTGTCTTTCTAACTTTTTGCCTCAATTACCCCTAAATAGAAACTTATCAAAAACgtaatatgaattttaaataaacttaccGAGAACGCTTCCTGCAGCGACGTTAACCCTTGCTCCAACGAACTAAGGCGTCGCTGCATATCCGTGCTTCTGGCCTCCGCTGCCATCTGCTCGCTATAGATGTCGTTGGCCATCCTAGCAACGTTCTCAATGGTGTTGATGAGCCCTGGAAACTCATCATTTACATATGCCAGTCCCCTGGCAATCGCGAAGCGGTTCAACGGTGGTTCCTGAACCATGTCTTCACCTGTAAATACAAAATGGACATAGTAAAAATACAGGAGggacaaaaaacatttttaaaatcaatttgagaTGCAAAATCGGccaattagaaaaaaagagatatggctcttagaactttgaaaatatgtacaagaatttttcaaatggcagTTTCTTCTAAACTGTgatagatttattatttttctaacttgaaagttttatattaaattattttattgttttttttaacacaatactaaaaaaatccaattttttaaatttttaaatgggaCAGATTTCTtcgttttgaataaataataaattttgtttttttaactTACCCCAGATATCTGGAACTCCGCTGtaatgtaaaagaagaaaaagtgttttagcaatttaatttgtgagcagtattagAAGACGAAAATTTAGGTTTCTTGagttagattttttattaaagaaaaacaagaaatataaTGTGGATTAGCTTTTGTTTCTATcgcctcttgcggacgttTTAGGAACTTAGAATGATCTAGACaattgtagggcttcttgacatctttcatttgagctagagttggtcaaaatcggtcaagccgttctcgagttatatcaaAAAAccactttttgctttaagccgccatatttgctaaacggttTAACCGAtattcaagtatgaattatcgatgaaaacgtctcattgagctctacaacatacttatatttcagacctctagatataagggaactggttgatgGTGTTTCAAAATGACGGATgacggccatcttggattttggaaatgagaaaaaatgaaattttacacccacatttctatagaaaacttcaaaccggaagtctctatctgttaccgttctcgggctataaggcaaaatgtggaATCCGATTAacgatatttcaaaatggcgaatgacggccatcttggatttaggaaatgagaaaaaaataattttttcgcccgtatttttatagaaaacttcaaaaaaggcaaaattttattcatcatgaaaatttcatgaaattttgggaaaatttcaatgaaatatcaaaactttaaaatgctttaaaacCTTGTTTCACCACGAAAATCTTTATTTCGATGACaccaaattttccaaaaattttcacttttcttttatttttcctaacGTTCTATCACAAAAAGTTCTGATAATAATTAATcagaacaatttattaaattttaataataatttttttattatcccGTAAAAGTTAGGTTGTGCGTTGGGAAGGGGCAGAAAATgttagtaagaaaaaaagcgcATGTTAAGCGGACCAAAGAAAACTGCTTTTTCTGCTTATTTTGCAGTTTCCCGGCCCGCAAAGttagtaaaaaatatttgttgttACTTACTTGAAGAGTCCATCACTTCCTTCATTCGAATCGGAAGGATTCATCACTATTTTTGGTCACTTTTTCTTACTTGTAAAAACTCACTGCCAAAGTGCACGCACTCACTtggtagaaaaaaagctcagctGATAAACCGGAAACTTGCATTATGCAAAGTTTCGTCGTAAAAGGGGTTCATCAGTTTTCACCAAAAAGTCCCTCCAaaagtgtgaagaaaaaatgattttaggaattgaaatatttggcCAATATTATTCATAGGCCCCGGACGAGGGCCTTAAGAATAATATTGACCAAAAATTTCGATTCccttaatcattttttcttcacactttTGGAGGGACTTTTTGGTGAAAACTGATGAACCCCTTTTACGACGAAACTTTGCATAATGCACGCTTCCGGTTTATCagctgagctttttttcttccattttaaaGTCCGTGCACTTTGGCAGTGTTTTTTTCAAAGTGAGAAGAAAAgtgagcaaaagaaaatcaaaatttcgattttttgattttcactgaaaaaaattatcagatatttttgaaattttgaatcttCAACTGATCCACCGAAAATAGGCCATGGACGCGACTCAATTTTAGTATGGAATTCTTTGGTACGAAATGAAGTTGGACTGCGCTTTTTTAATAACAGCATCAATCTCAGATCCGTTTGTACCATTAAATTCTACAACTAATAACGTACAATATGATAGATTCTCAGCGTGCGATCAGAAttctaaatgtcaaaaaattaaaattttattaccaaaggagaaaaattctcatacaaaaaatgagccatttttgctcttcaacTTCACAAAAAAAGTAGACCGTGTACAGGGCCTAACCGGAAACGTGCTGATGAGGATTTTCGTCACAAAAGGGGATTATcagaaaactcattttttgACCTATTTCGTAGCATTTTCGGTTCCGtataatttgtataaaatatttattcttactTGAAGAGACCATCACTTTCTCCGTTGCGATCAGATTGATCAGATCTAgctagaataattttaaaaattatcaaattcaaggaaaaagaattttcgtaAATGTTTCAACATAGATGAAACTTGAGTTTCATGGTCATCTCAAAAAGACTGTCGCAACCCTTGCAAAATTAGTTTCCGCCAAAGGAATTCGTGACGACATGTCGTAAGacaattcacaaatttttcttttttccagattggataattctttaaacaatttaatcactattaaattttattaaaattattttttttatttaatagaactcaaaaaaaaatttaaaaaataagaaagtattttttaaaaaattaaaaaaaaacggtggtacgaaaaattatattgattattgtaatttaaaatattttaatttttaaataaaaaaaaataaaaaataaaaaaatactaatgTTACTAATGTTAAATCCgctatattattttaatttaaaaaataaagttttatgttttgttttctaaacacatcttttgtttttattttatttttttgttagttttatttttattaaaaaaaaaaacgataactttttaaagatttattattattattattttttggtttttagacctataaaaatttaaaacattttttgtaccacagtttttttttaatttttaagaaatattttcttatttttaaaattttttttgagttctattaaaaaaaataaaataaaaattaatagtgattaaattggttaaaaaattatccaatctcgaaagaaggaaaatttgtgaattgtCTTACGACATGTCGCCGCGAATTCCTTTGGCATTTTTTGGAGGGGTTGCGACATGCTTTTTGAGATGACCATGAAACTCAAGTTTCATCTATGTTGAAACATTtacgaaaattctttttcctttaatttgataattttttaattcgttCTAGCTCTGGTTCTATTTGAGCTAGAATGTAAAATGACCAAGTTCTGGAAACGTCTGGAACTGGACAATGAACTGGGATGAATTTTATCTTGATAGGactttatttcattgaaaaatttgaggtcaaagattaaatttaattttttttaatattttgggggatttaatttaaaaaaatcgtcgACTATTCTacttagaattattttaagaatatttgtgCCAATTCATTACTCTAgctgaaaaatgaaagaattgcaaaattttttttaggttagtCACCTATATCCTAGACTATAAATATATGGAGatacatttatttctttttttttgctgcattatttatcaaaaaaaatcaactttgtatcctataaaatacaaaatcatgAAGTAAATtagaaagcataaaatatacatatttttttatgtgtggTACACCAACTCTTGTAACTGCTGGGATGCGTTTTGGTATGACTTTCTCTTTTAGCAGTTCTTCCCGCCTAATTTTCCTTGAATCGTTCAAAAATTCGCATCACCCTTCCCTTCTTATTTTGCCAACACTTAGCAACAAGTCACGATCGTGGCGGAAACAAATTTGTTTGAGTTGTTTTGTGTTCGTGTAATAACCACCCACGCAGGGCTTGGGGGAGGGACGGGGGGGGAgtggttgaaaaattttcatgcataTAGAAAGCTATGGGACAAACTTCTCCTCCACCCTCATCCCTCCTACACCGTGCTGTAGCGCCCGGAATTGGGACAGACTACAGCGAAGGGTGGCAGGAAGTGTGAGAAGCGAGAGGACACGGGGGGAAGGGGAAGGGActctttgaaattcaataaatatgtCAAAATTCTAAATTGGTGTTGAACGTGCGAAAAATATCCAAAGAGGCAAAATTACTCTTCATCCTTGGGCACGCTATATATGTGTGGGTTTGATGCTATGAAGGCAaaagcagaagaaaaaaaaacatccccattggaaaatgataaaaatttccctACAAATTGTCCCCGCATCGCGAATATTGCGAGAAGAGgaggaaagagaaaatatttttttgtcaatttataggAAAGCTGCATTGCGTATCGCAAAAGAAATGAACTTTCCAATATCACGCGcgtggaaagtttttttcttcttgcgtGCGGGGGTGGAAATTCGTTGGTTTGGTTgagtatattaaaaaaaatagagagatGACAAAATGTGTCCTTGTTTCAAATCTCAAACAGAGCGAGAGAGTGAAGGAATTATTTCACTCACAAGGTTGCAATTTGATGCTCACATAGAACTTTGAAACATTGATGAAGGAGCACGAGgtgaatgctaaaaaaaagagccccCATTTGGGATGAGCTCTCGCCTCACCCGGAATTCCGTGGCACAATTTGTGCGGTCtcaatgtataaaaattgattcataaataataaacaagCACAGGGTGTCTTGAGAAGGCAGGAGGGTGGGAgggtgagagaaaaaaaaacacataagAAGCTGCCGTGGACGATTGGTGTGAGAGGagggaggagaagaaaaaaaaattgagagggACATCGTCTTTGAGGGATTGATATTGGCAAGTGATCCACAATGGTGTGTGCCAAATTGGCAATTGGACCCCAATTTGAAGGATCACCCACCCACACGCCCTCGCCGCAATTTCCCCATACGAAATGTCGATTCATTGCCACATTTACATCACTTTCgctgaatttttcttgcactAGCTGGGGTTTATTTTtccagagagaaaaaaacacataagGGTAGAGCACGAGGGGTGCAATAAATAATACAGAAGTAATAGGTACTTCTTGTCCCTGTAAAAAAAGTACCTATGCTTGTAAACAAGGGGTGAAGTCTCAAAGGACGCAGGAAAGTCAATTATGCATATTTGGTGGGAAcctttctctttgaaatattttctgttcCTGTGCGAATTTTCGGctggaaaatgattttaggggcatacgggaagccctccgggggcactgcaatgcagtttatcccacatttttcaattttttttgcacaaaaaaaagttgctttgaggttatgtttgcGCAAAAAAGTTACCTCCAGTAGTGTCAAAAAAGTTAcctcgcgaagacgtcaaccaaaagtTGCAGCCGTCTGTTCAGAGCCAATGTGTTTAAATTGAGCCTCGTCTGATCagatgagtaaaaaaaaaaacacaaaattttcgCCCAAAGGCAGTTCAATCAGTTCAactacgttttttttatttcacatttcGGTAAATAAGGACTTAATAATtcaggaaagaaaaatcaaatagatAATAAAtgatagagaaaatttttgagcaaaaaaaaactcaaaaaggaaaatttcaattataaagGAGAATTCAAGATGTACCTTTCCTACTTCCTGCTATCCTTTTTATGCCTTGGAGCCCTTAGCTGTGGTCTTACGCTTCTTTACTGGCACACTTGCGGTGTCTTCTGACGCCTCGGCAGTGGAATCCTCAACCAGGAAGATGGTGTGCTGCCTTCCACTATCCACCCGTAGGACTTTCTTACCCATCACCTGTTCCCCAATGAGCTGGGTAGGCACAAAAACGTCCGTGTCTGAGCCCAAACCAAGCTGATGGTTGCTCCCCATGCCCCAGCAAAAGACCTTTCCGTCCGTGGTGAGGGCAAAGCTCTGAGAATCGCCACAGCTAACGGCAGCAATTGAATACTTATCCAGCTCGGTGATTTGTGTCAATTGTACTGCATCGTCCGTCTCTTGACCCAACCCAAGTCTTCCGTTTTCCTTGCGCCCAATCACATAACACTGATTATCTTCTTTAACAATCAGCGTATGATACTGTCCGCCACTCAAGACCTTTACATTCCTTATTTCTGTGCATCGTGGCCCGTAAAACAAAGTGTTTTTGCTGAACTTTTCGGGCATAGCCAGTTGATTGTAGTTGTTCAGCCCCATAGCATAAATTTCCTTTGTTCGACGGTCCCGGAAGAAAGTGCTGCAggaattgcaaattattattttttatcaaaattgtgGAACTGAAAGAAATGAGATAAACTTACGTAAAATTTGTCGCCCAGATAGCCTCAACGAAGCGAACTTTGGAAATCACTATTTCGGGCTTCAAGTACTTCCAGAGTGGTGACTCCTCAGATGACGGTGGGCGGATTACTCTGCCGAGTTGTGCGTGCTCGCCACAGCCCACCGTTAACATCTTCCCTTCAGTTTTGAGGATGACCAAATGATCAGCTCCGGATGCGATATCTGCGACAAGCACATCAGGCAGAAGTGCGACGGGTTCATCCTTAATGCGTACCTCGATTGAGACACCCATAATACGGTTGAAAATCCTGAATGAACCCCACGCGTATACGTGTCCACTTTCCAGAAGGCACGCTGAATGGGAATCTCCGGCGGAAATTTTTAAGCACTTCTCCGGCAA from Lutzomyia longipalpis isolate SR_M1_2022 chromosome 4, ASM2433408v1 encodes:
- the LOC129794715 gene encoding regulator of chromosome condensation-like isoform X2; the encoded protein is MWSTIMVGYRKKAGGFSVQLPLPERPIAKGYVLTCGQNNMGQLGLGKDVQEKTCPAVVDGLKNVVDVRAGGMHSLCLTTEGEVWSFGCNDKGALGRDTSVKGSEMVPGRVKLPEKCLKISAGDSHSACLLESGHVYAWGSFRIFNRIMGVSIEVRIKDEPVALLPDVLVADIASGADHLVILKTEGKMLTVGCGEHAQLGRVIRPPSSEESPLWKYLKPEIVISKVRFVEAIWATNFTTFFRDRRTKEIYAMGLNNYNQLAMPEKFSKNTLFYGPRCTEIRNVKVLSGGQYHTLIVKEDNQCYVIGRKENGRLGLGQETDDAVQLTQITELDKYSIAAVSCGDSQSFALTTDGKVFCWGMGSNHQLGLGSDTDVFVPTQLIGEQVMGKKVLRVDSGRQHTIFLVEDSTAEASEDTASVPVKKRKTTAKGSKA
- the LOC129794715 gene encoding regulator of chromosome condensation-like isoform X1 — translated: MWSTIMVGYRKKAGCVSKKLQLPLPERPIAKGYVLTCGQNNMGQLGLGKDVQEKTCPAVVDGLKNVVDVRAGGMHSLCLTTEGEVWSFGCNDKGALGRDTSVKGSEMVPGRVKLPEKCLKISAGDSHSACLLESGHVYAWGSFRIFNRIMGVSIEVRIKDEPVALLPDVLVADIASGADHLVILKTEGKMLTVGCGEHAQLGRVIRPPSSEESPLWKYLKPEIVISKVRFVEAIWATNFTTFFRDRRTKEIYAMGLNNYNQLAMPEKFSKNTLFYGPRCTEIRNVKVLSGGQYHTLIVKEDNQCYVIGRKENGRLGLGQETDDAVQLTQITELDKYSIAAVSCGDSQSFALTTDGKVFCWGMGSNHQLGLGSDTDVFVPTQLIGEQVMGKKVLRVDSGRQHTIFLVEDSTAEASEDTASVPVKKRKTTAKGSKA